TATGCTTTTGGAGACTGCCTCGTGAATGCGCTTTATGGCGTCTATCAGCAGGGCGCACCGGGTTTCCGGGAGAAATACCATGCGATGCTGGAAGCCGGCGGCACCAAACGGCACGGTGAACTCCTGGCTCCCTTCGGTCTTGATGCCAGCGATCCAGGTTTCTGGCGCAAGGGACTGGATGTGATTTCGGGCTTTATTGATCAGTTGGAGGAAGCCTGAGCCATGGCGGAGAAAGATCTCGACACGACAGGTCTGTTCGGCGAATTTCGGCGCATGGTCCGCACCACCGGCACCGTAGGCGGCATCGCAGCCCGCATGGCCGGGCATCGTCTTGGTTTCAAGGGAGATGGCGCTGCACACGCAGAAGATCTGAAAGCCATTCTCGGCGGTCTCAAGGGACCACTGATGAAAGCCGCACAGCTCCTCGCCACCATTCCGGGCGCCCTTCCTGATGAATACGCAACGGAACTGGCCCAGTTGCAGTCGAATGCCCCACCCATGGGCTGGAGCTTCGTGCGTCGACGCATGGCGGCAGAACTTGGCCCTGACTGGCAGAAGCACTTTCGTGAATTTGGCCGTGAAGCGGCGGCGGCCGCCAGTCTCGGACAGGTCCACAAGGCTGTTCTGCAGAATGGCGAAGTTGTCGCCTGCAAGCTGCAATATCCGGATATGACCACAACGGTCGAGGCTGACCTCAAACAGTTCCGTATGGCCATGGGCGTTTACCATAAGCTGGATAACGCCATTCGCCAGGACGATGTGATCGAGGAACTGACCGACCGCCTGAGGGAAGAACTCGATTACAAGCGCGAAGCTGCGAACCTGCGGCTTTACGGTCTCATGCTGAAGAACTCGGCCGCTGTCACCATTCCGAAAACCGTTGATTCGCTCTGCACCCGCCGTCTCCTGACAATGGAGTGGGTCAACGGACAGGGTCTGCAGAAGGTTCTCGACACCAACCCGTCACAGGAAGAACGGAACACCATGGCGCGCGCGCTTTTCGAAGCGTGGTATGTGCCGCTCTACCGTTATGGTGTCATTCATGGCGACCCTCATATGGGCAACTTCACGGTCCGCGATGATCTCGGGTTCAATCTGCTAGATTTCGGAACCATTCGTGTCTTCCGTCCCCGTTTCATCCGGGGAATCATCGAACTCTGTGAAGGTCTGCGCACGAAAGATGAAGAGCGCGCCGCGCATGCATACGAGATGTGGGGCTTTGACGGCCTGTCCCCTGACACGATAACTGTGCTCAACGAGTGGGCCAGTTTCCTCTACGAGCCTTTGATGGAAGATCGTGAGCGCACGATCAATGAAAATGCCGAAACGATCTTTGGGCGCGATATAGCCGGGCGTGTCCATACCGGCCTGCAGAAAACAGGTGGTGTAAAACCCCCAAGAGAGTTCGTTCTGGTCGATCGCTCCGCCATCGGTCTCGGTTCTGTTTTCATGCGGATTGGAGCCAAACTCAACTGGCACAGGATGTTTCAGGATCTCATCGCTGATTTTGATGAAGACGCACTGGCGGAGCAGCAGGCAGAAGTCCTCAAGGCGGCCGGACTCTCTGAATTCATAGAGAAATAATTTTCTTTATTTTCAAAACAGATATT
The Acetobacter aceti genome window above contains:
- a CDS encoding AarF/ABC1/UbiB kinase family protein codes for the protein MAEKDLDTTGLFGEFRRMVRTTGTVGGIAARMAGHRLGFKGDGAAHAEDLKAILGGLKGPLMKAAQLLATIPGALPDEYATELAQLQSNAPPMGWSFVRRRMAAELGPDWQKHFREFGREAAAAASLGQVHKAVLQNGEVVACKLQYPDMTTTVEADLKQFRMAMGVYHKLDNAIRQDDVIEELTDRLREELDYKREAANLRLYGLMLKNSAAVTIPKTVDSLCTRRLLTMEWVNGQGLQKVLDTNPSQEERNTMARALFEAWYVPLYRYGVIHGDPHMGNFTVRDDLGFNLLDFGTIRVFRPRFIRGIIELCEGLRTKDEERAAHAYEMWGFDGLSPDTITVLNEWASFLYEPLMEDRERTINENAETIFGRDIAGRVHTGLQKTGGVKPPREFVLVDRSAIGLGSVFMRIGAKLNWHRMFQDLIADFDEDALAEQQAEVLKAAGLSEFIEK